The proteins below are encoded in one region of Aspergillus nidulans FGSC A4 chromosome III:
- a CDS encoding protein rrpB (transcript_id=CADANIAT00005632) produces MSPAPRNRSKPNLPMMPPSKHRSRPVPQPADQQLILAPWRAWESIAVHLSNVTAGVRTLDLWRAFKDEGNVRSIDIFENFQGNRTTRARIRLIPNPEQTSPGTDFWKSAFRRITLHNGKSIYISMSLGKKPPNWEVSAQSKGGSVSRQKLRLRFRLRDTTKEWPTPICKWIDLNPKASKTSSTAVQDPFDTSHIHLPFAVRYLLEARKLFEHVTLQKKTYYNPDGSFRHKSCQEGKSRKNTVLLLPDISNCVIRRYANLADNFLRVRFTDAKHIGRIHATVDNTMDEVLTRIKRALANGITIGSTRYEFLAFGNSSSCFSTTRAISGCTAHVKKIDDIEGNGYIFSDGVGRISKFLAQIVKSELKIKTPTKEPPSAYQFRLVGCKGMLIVFPQARPQEVHIRKSQFKFAALSQGLEIIRWSQFTVASLNRQLILVLSTLGITDKVFHLKLKTMLRNLDEAMESDPKAAHLLRKYVDPNQVTLTIYLPKNGEKYEIIEGICILARNPSLHPGGIRVVRAVNAPGLHHLKDIVVLPRTGDRDIASMCSGSDLDGDDFLVIWDQDLLPDDWFRSFQLRQLPTRISHGVITLMMVSTKQNAYGSLSYTQKPSTTTRQLYDAVGRIDFGPNIEMDFDKRILNCNVEVHDAIYGFARRLKDEYDIAIRRITAQHEIKTEFEVWLTYYKFHEDIGAMSLALRENFKKRAFEKVGGRTFDALAPLAVAMYRVTYQEMATALAKHPTTLSTDLQCNRPAQHQIGEAELGTCLKKCDTTKQDHQALGPPKYHPDDDPFGLGLRDDADAATIASNNLPSSDCNVDRWKISFGFGPLNVLSAQSKLLYMPRLRLKKGLCWILTVTLPRAGGKLTLRRPRRI; encoded by the exons CATTGATATTTTCGAGAACTTTCAAGGAAACAGAACTACGAGAGCAAGAATAAGACTCAT TCCTAACCCTGAACAGACCTCCCCGGGCACCGATTTTTGGAAAAGCGCGTTTCGACGCATCACACTCCACAACGGGAAATCTATTTACATCTCCATGAGCCTTGGCAAGAAGCCCCCAAATTGGGAAGTTTCAGCCCAGTCCAAAGGTGGGTCAGTCTCCCGGCAGAAGCT GAGACTCCGCTTCAGACTACGTGACACTACCAAAGAATGGCCTACACCTATTTGCAAGTGGATTGATCTCAATCCCAAGGCTTCAAAGACATCATCCACTGCCGTTCAGGACCCTTTTGACACAAGCCACATCCATCTGCCGTTTGCAGTCCGCTACTTATTGGAG GCAAGGAAGCTTTTTGAACATGTCACTCTTCAAAAGAAAACGTACTACAACCCCGATGGAAGTTTTCGACATAAATCTTGTCAAGAGGGCAAAAGTAGAAAGAACACCGTCTTACTGTTGCCTG ATATCTCAAATTGTGTCATTCGCCGTTACGCTAACCTTGCAGACAACTTCCTCAGAGTCAGATTCACAGACGCAAAGCACATCGGTCGTATTCATGCCACTGTTGATAATACCATGGATGAGGTGTTAACCCGGATCAAAAGAGCATTGGCAAATGGTATCACCATTGGAAGCACACGTTATGAATTTCTCGCATTCGGGAACTCCAGTTCC TGTTTCTCTACCACCAGGGCCATCTCCGGCTGCACCGCGCACGTCAAGAAGATTGACGACATTGAGGGGAACGGATACATTTTCTCGGATGGTGTCGGTAGAATATCAAAGTTCCTTGCACAGATAGTGAAGTCGGAGCTTAAGATCAAGACACCTACTAAGGAACCCCCTTCTGCGTATCAGTTCCGCCTTGTTGGCTGCAAAGGGAtgctcatcgtcttcccGCAAGCTCGACCGCAAGAAGTACACATTCGGAAGAGCCAGTTTAAGTTTGCGGCACTTTCTCAGGGTTTAGAAATCATCCGCTGGTCCCAGTTCACCGTTGCCAGCCTCAACAGACAGCTAATCCTAGTGCTTTCCACCCTTGGGATTACTGACAAGGTGTTCCATCTAAAGCTCAAAACAATGCTGAGAAATCTGGATGAAGCAATGGAAAGTGATCCAAAGGCAGCCCATCTTCTCAGGAAATACGTGGATCCTAACCAGGTCACCCTTACC ataTACCTCCCTAAAAATGGTGAAAAGTACGAAATCATTGAAGGTATCTGCATCTTGGCGCGTAACCCCTCTCTTCACCCTGGTGGTATTCGCGTGGTTAGGGCTGTCAACGCTCCAGGCCTTCATCATCTCAAGGACATAGTTGTCCTACCGCGGACCGGAGACCGCGACATTGCAAGTATGTGTTCCGGCAGTGACCTTGACGGAGACGATTTTCTTGTGATCTGGGATCAAGATCTGCTTCCGGACGATTGGTTTCGGTCCTTTCAACTACGACA ATTGCCCACGCGCATCTCGCATGGGGTGATTACCTTGATGATGGTCTCAACGAAGCAAAATGCATACGGCTCCCTCAGCTACACTCAAAAGCCGTCGACTACTACAAGACAG CTTTACGACGCTGTCGGAAGGATCGATTTTGGCCCCAATATCGAGATGGACTTTGATAAGCGGATCTTGAACTGTAATGTAGAAGTCCACGATGCCATATATGGCTTTGCCAGGAGACTCAAAGACGAATATGATATTGCCATCCGTCGAATAACGGCACAGCACGAGATCAAGACAGAGTTTGAGGTGTGGTTGAC TTACTACAAGTTCCATGAGGATATTGGCGCAATGTCCTTAGCCCTACGCGAAAACTTCAAGAAACGAGCCTTTGAAAAGGTTGGCGGTCGAACCTTTGATGCTCTTGCCCCCCTGGCTGTCGCTATGTATCGTGTTACCTACCAGGAAATGGCTACAGCACTAGCAAAGCACC CAACGACCCTCTCGACGGACCTACAATGTAATCGACCCGCACAGCATCAGATTGGCGAAGCAGAGCTCGGTACATGTCTTAAGAAGTGCGATACAACCAAGCAGGACCATCAAGCACTCGGCCCTCCCAAATATCACCCGGATGACGATCCGTTTGGTCTCGGTTTACGTGATGATGCTGACGCTGCAACAATAGCCAGCAATAATTTACCCTCCAGTGACTGTAACGTCGATCGCTGGAAGATTTCCTTTGGTTTTGGACCGCTCAATGTCCTGAGCGCACAATCGAAATTGCTGTACATGCCTCGCCTTCGATTGAAGAAGGGACTCTGTTGGATTTTGACCGTGACCCTGCCGAGGGCGGGTGGGAAGCTAACCCTAAGACGACCGCGCCGGATTTGA
- a CDS encoding DNA-directed DNA polymerase zeta catalytic subunit REV3 (transcript_id=CADANIAT00005633) — protein sequence MEPFQVRLNCVDHYQANPSEFDPPLPYRDGNNEKGYMPKVPVIRIFGTTETGQKICVHVHGAFPYLYVQYDGDLSPDSVRSAARSLHLSIDHALAVSYRRNAHDKKTVFVAHITLVKGVPFYGYHVGYRFFFKIYLLNPIYITRLADLLLQGAVMKRPIQPYESHLQYVPQWMCDYNLFGCAFMKCGKAKFRSPIPEYLDLPDLSHRWHDRSIPPGWILDESVLPKQSHCPLEADVCVQDILNRLEISERSIHHDFREFLNPLTSNEKLVPSMAGLWEDEKRRRKKKLGLDDPDSSPFSTEDLVSFSSDPRKASQGDWIHKDELQLLVRQITAEERERDNNRDMTLDAHLQENPYAKDVKTALQSIEDFFTDADGLTNLQLPYNSGIDYSEEQAVDYVDEDAVRATESNSGLYSSDEDGMIDIFSDDDYDNSENEMAQVDLENDLQQDERSNAISKTHGPRVSAPSVDGLAGNSSGLEGPRSDALEARNAISFKAPTQQNVQSGRSSVTRSKYEENLDKSSQSQESSSLVQFWTANADSSNKKIRMPSRATEPSSSDGQSISSQKTIRLKALSQYGTLNFPVVKDPNDPMTILRFSQEASGSKELMDVVAKEASSSGKSSSTLQPRSSDEKELSSSSDNIATDFAGLISDAFNIPPSTRLCCFRRACPSPKEVSSTINAYGLSDIIYQNAHYSIDADVPDRPRDYAGKEFQLGGIGIRYLPDFDPSGRLPAMLAEENIGQKEKRDWQELDHQLRVGSTARFWEFTPVPPSRSEVITWYNGEQQKSLAATTKTEEQYEEKEYRGKVLSQIEGPTQKNEHGFKYSQHKKSTSVEHQTQYMSTMSLEVHVNTRGVLLPNPEEDEIAAFFWCVNSEDEPQEEDDSLSVVNMGVVFQGEEEYPESKISKALRFECEHESTELDLINRLVDIVRLHDPDIITGYEVHNSSWGFIIERARKKYDFDLCDELSRVKSHAHGRFGKEADKWGFDHTSSIRITGRHIINIWRAMRSEMNLLQYTMENVVFHLLHRRIPHYSFRDLTAWYQSDKPRDFMKVINYYTSRVQMNIEILNANELIPRTSEQARLLGIDFYSVFSRGSQFKVESLMFRIAKPENFILVSPSRKQVGQQNALECLPLVMEPQSDFYTSPLIVLDFQSLYPSIMIAYNYCYSTFLGRVQSWRGRNKMGFLDYNRPPRLLELLKDHINIAPNGMIYARSEVRKSLLAKMLTEILETRVMVKTGMKVDKDDRALQRLLNNRQLALKLIANVTYGYTSASFSGRMPCSEIADSIVQSGRETLEKAIAFIHSVERWGAEVVYGDTDSLFVYLKGRTRDQAFDIGEEIAQAVTNMNPHPVKLKFEKVYHPCVLLAKKRYVGFKYEHRNQKEPEFDAKGIETVRRDGTPAEQKIEEKALKLLFRTADLSQVKSYFQSQCTKIMQGRVSVQDFCFARAVKLGTYSENGTLPAGALISTKKMLEDPRAEPQYGERVPYVVVTGAPGSRLIDRCVPPETLLQDAQLDLDAEYYITKNIIPPLERIFNLVGANVRQWYDEMPKVHRIRRVEGTSSLAGGKSSIRTLESYMKASSCVVCKAKLYDAEIPVCSDCVRQPHVSLLELVSRQRHAEQRVATLERICRSCMDVPFGDEVKCDSLDCPVFYARTRGLAHWRHTNSVLGPVIKLLQDNCSDSLEW from the exons ATGGAGCCCTTCCAAGTACGCCTGAACTGCGTGGATCATTATCAGGCAAATCCATCAGAATTCGATCCTCCTCTACCTTACCGTGACGGTAATAATGAGAAAGGCTACATGCCTAAGGTTCCCGTCATTAGGATATTCGGTACTACAGAAACTGGCCAAAAGATATgtgtccatgtccatggCGCCTTTCCTTATCTCTACGTTCAGTATGACGGGGATCTGAGCCCCGATTCAG TGCGCTCTGCAGCAAGGAGTCTACACCTGTCCATAGACCATGCGCTTGCAGTCAGCTATCGCCGCAATGCACACGACAAGAAGACAGTTTTTGTTGCGCATATCACCTTAGTAaagggtgtccctttctACGGCTATCATGTCGGATACCGATTTTTTTTCAAGATATACTTACTGAATCCCATATATATTACAAGGTTAGcggatctgctgcttcaAGGAGCTGTTATGAAACGCCCTATTCAACCATACGAGAGCCACCTACAGTATGTCCCACAATGGATGTGCGATTACAATCTGTTTGGCTGCGCGTTCATGAAGTGTGGCAAGGCCAAATTCCGTTCTCCTATACCGGAGTATTTGGATCTCCCTGATCTGTCCCATCGCTGGCATGACCGATCAATTCCACCTGGCTGGATCTTAGATGAGAGTGTCCTACCCAAACAGAGCCATTGTCCTCTGGAAGCCGACGTTTGCGTTCAAGATATTCTAAACAGGCTAGAAATTAGCGAGCGTTCAATTCACCATGACTTTAGGGAGTTTTTAAATCCCCTGACATCGAATGAAAAGCTTGTTCCAAGTATGGCGGGATTATGGGAGGATGAAAAGCGCCGGCGAAAGAAAAAACTTGGGCTTGATGATCCGGATAGCAGCCCATTCAGCACTGAAGATCTCGTTTCATTCTCATCTGATCCACGGAAGGCTTCGCAGGGTGATTGGATTCATAAAGATGAACTTCAGCTATTGGTGCGTCAGATCactgcagaggagagggagcgAGATAACAATCGGGATATGACGCTGGATGCGCATTTACAAGAGAATCCTTATGCGAAGGATGTCAAGACTGCTTTACAAAGCATTGAAGATTTCTTCACTGACGCTGATGGTTTGACTAACTTACAACTTCCTTATAATTCCGGGATTGATTATTCAGAAGAGCAAGCCGTTGATTATGTCGACGAAGATGCTGTTCGAGCCACCGAATCGAATTCGGGTCTTTACTCCtccgatgaggatggcatgATTGACATATTTTCTGATGATGATTATGACAATAGTGAGAACGAGATGGCGCAAGTTGACTTGGAGAATGATTTAcaacaggatgaaagatcCAATGCTATCTCCAAGACCCATGGGCCTCGGGTTTCCGCCCCGTCAGTTGATGGTCTTGCTGGGAACAGTTCCGGACTAGAAGGACCTCGAAGTGATGCTCTCGAGGCCAGGAATGCAATAAGTTTCAAAGCTCCCACTCAACAAAATGTGCAATCAGGTCGATCGTCAGTCACTAGATCAAAGTACGAGGAGAATTTGGATAAATCTTCTCAGAGCCAGGAGAGTTCTAGCCTCGTTCAGTTTTGGACGGCGAATGCGGACAGCAGTAACAAGAAGATCCGCATGCCGAGTCGTGCCACGGAACCATCCTCTTCAGACGGACAGAGCATTTCTTCCCAGAAAACGATCCGCCTCAAAGCCCTTAGCCAATATGGCACACTAAACTTCCCAGTTGTGAAAGATCCTAACGACCCCATGACAATTCTACGTTTTAGCCAGGAAGCGTCGGGTTCAAAAGAATTGATGGACGTGGTAGCGAAGGAGGCCAGCAGTTCTGGGAAAAGTTCTAGCACTCTTCAGCCGCGTTCGtccgacgagaaggagctTAGTAGTTCGTCAGATAACATCGCAACTGACTTTGCAGGACTTATATCTGATGCTTTTAACATACCACCAAGCACCCGCTTGTGCTGCTTTCGGCGGGCCTGTCCAAGCCCCAAGGAGGTTTCCTCTACAATAAACGCCTACGGCCTTTCAGATATCATCTATCAAAATGCACACTACAGTATAGATGCTGACGTTCCGGATCGCCCTCGTGACTACGCAGGAAAGGAGTTTCAGCTGGGCGGTATCGGCATACGCTACCTCCCCGATTTTGATCCTTCTGGTCGTTTACCTGCAATGCTAGCGGAGGAGAATATAGGCCAAAAAGAGAAACGTGACTGGCAAGAACTGGACCATCAATTGCGGGTTGGGTCCACGGCCAGATTCTGGGAGTTTACTCCTGTCCCTCCGAGCCGCTCAGAGGTCATCACATGGTATAACGGCGAACAGCAGAAATCTTTGGCAGCAACAACGAAAACAGAAGAGCAATACGAGGAGAAAGAGTATCGAGGAAAGGTACTTTCTCAGATTGAGGGTCCTACACAAAAGAATGAACATGGCTTCAAATACTCACAACATAAAAAGTCCACAAGTGTCGAGCATCAGACTCAGTATATGAGCACTATGAGCTTGGAGGTTCATGTGAATACCCGCGGTGTGCTATTGCCAAAtccagaggaagatgaaataGCCGCGTTCTTTTGGTGTGTTAACTCCGAAGATGAACCtcaggaggaagatgattcTTTATCAGTTGTCAATATGGGGGTCGTAttccaaggagaagaagagtacCCGGAGTCGAAAATCTCAAAGGCGCTGAGGTTTGAGTGCGAGCATGAATCGACAGAATTAGACCTGATCAACCGTCTAGTCGATATCGTTCGACTCCACGACCCTGATATTATAACCGGATACGAAGTGCATAATAGTTCTTGGggcttcatcatcgagaGAGCCAGGAAGAAGTACGACTTCGATCTATGTGACGAGTTATCGCGAGTGAAATCGCACGCTCATGGACGATTTGGCAAAGAAGCTGATAAATGGGGCTTCGACCACACATCATCCATTCGAATTACTGGGCGGCACATAATCAACATATGGCGCGCCATGAGAAGTGAGATGAATTTGCTCCAGTATACCATGGAAAACGttgtcttccatctcctgcaccgGCGAATACCACATTATTCGTTCCGCGACCTCACGGCATGGTACCAAAGTGATAAACCGCGAGACTTCATGAAAGTCATTAACTACTATACGTCACGCGTCCAAATGAACATCGAGATTCTAAATGCGAACGAATTAATACCAAGGACCAGTGAACAGGCAAGGCTGCTTGGCATTGATTTTTACTCTGTGTTCTCTCGAGGCTCTCAGTTTAAGGTTGAGTCTCTGATGTTTCGAATTGCAAAGCCGGAGAACTTTATACTCGTTTCGCCAAGCAGAAAGCAGGTTGGTCAACAGAATGCCCTGGAGTGCCTTCCCTTGGTTATGGAACCCCAGAGTGATTTCTACACCAGTCCTCTTATTGTGCTGGATTTCCAATCTTTATACCCTAGCATCATGATCGCCTACAACTATTGTTATTCTACCTTTCTTGGGAGAGTCCAGTCATGGAGGGGACGCAATAAAATGGGTTTCTTGGACTATAACCGGCCGCCTAGGCTGCTTGAGCTACTCAAAGATCATATCAACATTGCGCCTAACGGCATGATCTACGCACGATCCGAAGTGCGAAAGTCGCTCCTTGCGAAAATGCTTACGGAGATATTGGAGACCCGCGTAATGGTAAAGACTGGAATGAAAGTTGACAAAGATGACCGAGCATTGCAGCGCTTGCTCAACAACCGACAGCTTGCACTGAAACTAATCGCGAATGTGACTTACGGATATACCTCGGCCTCTTTTTCTGGGAGAATGCCTTGCTCTGAAATCGCCGACAGCATCGTTCAATCGGGCCGGGAAACTTTGGAAAAAGCGATCGCCTTCATTCATTCGGTTGAGCGATGGGGTGCTGAAGTGGTTTACGGAGACACGGACAGTTTGTTCGTCTATCTCAAAGGACGGACTCGAGACCAGGCCTTTGACATTGGCGAGGAAATCGCTCAAGCTGTTACCAACATGAACCCCCATCCGGTAAAGCTCAAATTCGAAAAAGTATATCACCCATGTGTGCTGCTCGCAAAGAAACGATACGTCGGTTTTAAGTACGAACACAGAAACCAGAAGGAACCCGAATTCGACGCGAAGGGCATTGAAACAGTCCGTCGCGATGGTACCCCTGCTGAGcagaagattgaagagaaagccCTCAAGCTGCTCTTCAGAACAGCAGATCTGAGCCAAGTGAAGAGCTATTTTCAGAGCCAATGCACGAAGATCATGCAAGGACGGGTGTCCGTTCAAGACTTCTGCTTTGCTCGAGCAGTAAAGCTCGGAACATACAGCGAGAACGGAACGCTCCCCGCCGGAGCTCTCATTAGCACAAAGAAGATGCTAGAGGACCCTCGCGCAGAACCCCAGTATGGAGAGCGCGTCCCTTATGTCGTTGTCACAGGTGCGCCAGGGTCACGATTGATCGACCGCTGTGTACCCCCCGAAACCCTTCTCCAGGATGCGCAACTTGACCTTGACGCCGAGTACTATATCACTAAAAACATCATTCCTCCTCTAGAGCGTATCTTCAACCTAGTCGGAGCTAATGTGCGTCAGTGGTATGACGAGATGCCGAAAGTTCATCGCATTCGCCGTGTAGAAGGGACATCTTCTCTGGCTGGTGGAAAAAGCAGCATCCGGACCCTCGAATCATACATGAAAGCTTCATCCTGCGTCGTATGTAAGGCAAAGCTCTATGATGCCGAAATCCCTGTCTGCTCGGATTGCGTACGGCAGCCCCATGTCTCCTTGCTTGAGCTTGTCTCCCGCCAGCGTCATGCCGAGCAGAGAGTTGCTACTCTCGAGCGTATCTGCCGGTCCTGCATGGATGTACCGTTTGGTGATGAAGTGAAATGCGACAGCCTTGACTGCCCAGTTTTCTATGCAAGAACGAGAGGTCTTGCCCATTGGAGACATACAAATTCCGTGCTCGGCCCTGTTATTAAACTTTTACAGGACAATTGCAGCGATAGCCTGGAATGGTAG
- the slu7 gene encoding mRNA splicing protein SLU7 (transcript_id=CADANIAT00005634), giving the protein MSRKPADVASKERNEYIPAFISKKPFYIDDDDTANDYLEHQRLHKQTTDQSKWYERGKRAGPAATKYRKGACENCGAMTHKAKECLSRPRKHGAKWTGKDIQADEVIQNVDLGWDAKRDRWNGYDAAEYRQVVEEYEELERLKRQAKLTKGETQTTNDGLDDEAPEQEARYAEESDMGRQQSTATRNLRIREDTAKYLLNLDLDSAKYDPKTRRMVDMGAAEDQAAALVAEENFVRSSGDAAEFERAQRYAWEAQERGTQKIHLQANPTSGEITRKKELAESEAKRDAHRKALLEKYGGEQHLKHTPLLETMVVENERFVEYDETGAIKGAPKKATKSKYPEDILTNNHKSVWGSWWHNFQWGYACCFSTVKNSYCTGEEGKRAFEEARNMLLLPGDETEQPSLAVESASRQEEPSAESHNQQRDSKKRTLMEVQSGITEEELESYKRSRLAADDPMAAFIEKDDS; this is encoded by the coding sequence ATGTCGCGAAAACCTGCGGACGTCGCCTCAAAAGAGCGCAACGAGTATATTCCAGCTTTCATCTCGAAGAAGCCATTCTAtattgacgacgatgatacTGCGAACGATTACCTAGAACACCAGCGTCTGCATAAACAGACGACCGATCAATCGAAATGGTATGAACGAGGAAAGCGTGCTGGTCCGGCGGCCACCAAGTATCGCAAAGGCGCTTGTGAGAATTGCGGTGCGATGACACACAAGGCAAAAGAGTGCCTAAGTCGTCCCAGAAAACATGGCGCGAAGTGGACTGGCAAAGATATTCAAGCAGATGAAGTTATACAGAATGTCGATCTGGGATGGGATGCTAAAAGAGACCGATGGAACGGCTACGACGCCGCAGAGTATCGACAGGTGGTCGAGGAATATGAGGAATTAGAAAGGCTGAAACGACAGGCGAAACTCACAAAAGGGGAGACGCAGACTACAAATGATGGTTTAGACGACGAGGCCCCTGAACAGGAGGCTCGGTACGCGGAGGAGTCCGACATGGGACGACAACAGAGTACAGCCACGCGCAACTTACGAATTCGAGAAGACACCGCGAAATATCTATTAAACCTTGATCTGGACTCAGCCAAGTACGATCCGAAAACGCGACGCATGGTGGACATGGGCGCAGCGGAGGATCAGGCTGCCGCACTTGTGGCTGAAGAGAATTTTGTTCGCTCGTCCGGAGATGCAGCAGAGTTTGAGAGGGCACAACGGTATGCTTGGGAGGCGCAAGAACGTGGGACACAAAAAATACATTTGCAGGCAAATCCGACTTCGGGTGAGATTACGCGAAAAAAGGAGTTGGCTGAAAGTGAGGCCAAACGCGATGCGCATCGGAAGGCACTTCTCGAGAAATATGGCGGCGAGCAGCATCTGAAACACACACCACTTCTTGAGACTATGGTGGTTGAGAACGAACGGTTCGTCGAGTATGACGAGACTGGAGCGATCAAAGGCGCTCCCAAGAAAGCAACCAAGTCCAAATACCCTGAAGATATTCTCACGAACAATCACAAATCAGTCTGGGGTAGCTGGTGGCACAATTTCCAATGGGGATACGCTTGCTGCTTCTCAACGGTCAAGAACAGTTATTGTACTGGCGAGGAAGGAAAGCGCGCATTCGAGGAAGCGCGGAACATGTTGCTACTGCCAGGGGATGAGACCGAGCAGCCGTCGCTGGCAGTCGAGTCTGCTAGTCGCCAGGAAGAGCCGAGCGCAGAAAGTCACAACCAGCAGCGAGATTCTAAGAAGCGAACGCTCATGGAGGTCCAGTCAGGGATTACTGAGGAGGAATTAGAGTCATATAAGCGCAGCCGACTTGCAGCTGATGACCCTATGGCCGCATTTATTGAAAAGGACGATTCCTGA
- a CDS encoding 60S ribosomal protein L37 (Eurofung) (transcript_id=CADANIAT00005635), producing MSCDHCHSRLTRACALSWHTRLARHPDPAQLSIRLRRVPPASESATTKLTLCAGVVAAGPTTSRSRPAQTAVTPLLRLASTTGARRPSDARPPVPAVPLTCGTSTAASRTASRLALPRAPVVLRTTKSIPMLRFRSPGLERAGMAKEPRI from the exons ATGTCATGTGACCATTGCCATTCTAGGCTGACCAGGGCTTGTGCCCTGTCATGGCACACTCGCTTAGCAAGACACCCGGACCCAGCGCAACTTTCGATCCGCCTA CGAAGGGTACCTCCAGCTTCGGAAAGCGCCACAACAAAACTCACACTCTGTGCCGGCGTTGTG GCCGCCGGTCCTACCACATCCAGAAGTCGACCTGCGCAAACTGCGGTTACCCCGCTGCTAAGACTCGCAAGT ACAACTGGAGCGAGAAGGCCAAGCGACGCAAGACCACCGGTTCCGGCCGTACCGCTCACCTGCGGGACGTCCACCGCCGCTTCAAGAACGGCTTCCAGGTTGGCACTCCCAAGGGCGCCCGTGGTCCTGAGAACCACTAAATCAATTCCGATGTTGCGTTTTCGTTCCCCGGGGCTGGAGAGGGCTGGTATGGCAAAGGAGCCTCGCATCTGA
- a CDS encoding uncharacterized protein (transcript_id=CADANIAT00005636) produces MPSQPPLPHLLTPYVSSPPRSSLTTVSSVLGATGNWLILRFLGAALADAGSGFRGLEEDRKRKVVLVSFLRGWEFWRSEAKRLGVDLARLTEKRQFAFVDGLSELFSAPTASASSAQSQPFGAGATPRTTLPVRPHPGQASLRQPPPQAVGFNGPPQIAKETGPVKRLHFSGNGIAALDALEKDVTTVIDQLRAPRPGEDGDESEVLLVVDQPDLLLAATGPNKGIGATEMAEWIMGLQQVATATIVTISVDSPLIHNASAFAHQAATPLETEHAAFAVGLAHRSEMVMQLRNLETGAARDVSGVLRVSKGGAWGQRENAGEESWEEREVLYFVQRDGGVSVFGRGE; encoded by the exons ATGCCTAGCCAACCGCCCCTCCCCCACCTTCTCACACCATATGTCTCGTCCCCTCCACGATCCTCCCTCACAACCGTGAGCTCTGTGCTAGGCGCCACGGGAAACTGGCTTATATTGCGGTTCCTGGGTGCGGCCCTGGCCGATGCTGGCTCTGGGTTTCGAGGACTTGAGGAAGACAGGAAGCGAAAAGTGGTGCTGGTGAGTTTTCTGCGGGGTTGGGAGTTTTGGAGATCGGAAGCAAAAAGATTG GGTGTGGATCTAGCGCGCCTTACAGAGAAGCGACAATTTGCGTTTGTCGACGGACTCTCTGAGCTCTTCTCCGCCCCAACCGCTTCGGCGTCGTCTGCACAATCTCAACCCTTCGGAGCCGGCGCGACACCACGAACAACCCTTCCTGTTCGACCACACCCAGGCCAAGCATCACTGCGccaaccgcctcctcaagccgTCGGCTTCAATGGCCCGCCACAAATCGCAAAGGAAACTGGCCCGGTGAAGCGACTACATTTCTCAGGCAATGGAATCGCAGCACTcgatgcgctggaaaagGATGTCACGACGGTGATCGACCAGCTCAGGGCGCCACGTCCgggggaagatggagacgaaTCTGAGGTCCTCTTGGTTGTCGATCAACCAGACCTATTACTCGCAGCTACAGGACCTAATAAGGGCATCGGTGCTACGGAGATGGCGGAGTGGATAATGGGACTACAGCAG GTTGCGACTGCCACGATCGTGACGATATCCGTGGATTCCCCGTTGATCCATAATGCCTCTGCTTTCGCTCACCAGGCCGCGACTCCGCTAGAGACGGAACATGCCGCGTTTGCTGTCGGATTGGCCCACCGATCAGAGATGGTCATGCAGCTTAGGAACTTGGAGACAGGCGCTGCCAGGGATGTCAGTGGCGTTCTCAGGGTGAGCAAGGGAGGCGCGTGGGGACAGAGAGAGAACGCCGGCGAGGAGAGTtgggaggaaagagaggttCTGTACTTTGTACAAAGGGATGGAGGGGTTAGTGTTTTTGGACGCGGGGAATAG